The segment TTGCTTTTCTGCGGCCATATTTTTTACGCTCTACAACACGACTATCACGAGTTAGAAGGCCTTGTGGTTTAAGAGCTCCTCTAAATGTTGCGTCGATAGAAGCTAAAGCTCTTGAAATTCCGTGTCTTAAAGCCTCTGCTTGAGCTGAATACCCACCACCTAAAGTTGTAGCTGTGATATCCATAGAAGTTTCTTGTTTTGTTACTAATAATGGTTGAACTACTTTAAGCTTTATAGCTTCGTGTCCGCCAAGCCAAGTATTTAGATCCATACCATTTACTGTGATTTTGCCGCTACCTGGTTTTACCCAAACTTTAGCAACTGCTGTTTTTCTCTTACCTGTTGCGTATGTTGTTGCCATTATTATTTTCCTTCTTTAGCTATTTGTGCAGTGTGCGGATGCTCACTACCAGCATAGATTTTTAATTTTTTAAGCATCTCTTTGCCTAATTTTGTCTTAGGTAGCATACCACGGACTGCTAATTTATAAAGTTTTTCAGGTTTATTAGCTAGTAAATCACCAAATTTTTCGCTCTTTACGCTACCAAAATAGCCTGAATGTCTGTGATAAAGTTTCTCTTCAGCTTTATTCGCACCTGTGAATTCTGCCTTACTAGCATTGATGATGATTACATAATCTCCGCAATCAACATTTGGGCTAAATCCTGGCTTATGTTTGCCACGAAGTAGTGTAGCAGCTTCAGTTAGCAATCTACCAAATCTCTTTCCAGAAGCATCAAGAACGATCCAATCACGCTTTACTTCATTTGGCTTTGTTATCTTTGTCATAATCTTGCCTTTTATATAATTAATTTAAGAGTGAAATTATAGCGAGACTAGTTTAAAAATAGCTGAATTTAAGAAAATTTTTATATTAGAGCTTTGAAATTTGAATTTTGTCATGTAGTATATAAACTATACTAGCTTTTAGCTTTTTTTGTGGGTAAATTTGAGATAAAATATCTAGATATTCTCTAACTTGCTCTTTATGCTCATCGCTATTTTTAAGAGAGCTTTTATAGTCTATTATCTCGATTTCATCGTTATTTACGCATAATAAATCAATGCGTTTTAACACCCCATTAAATCCGATATCTTGCTCTTGATATAATCTTTTATCTTTTATAATTTCTAAAAATTGCGGGTTATTTAAAAGTCTATCAACTCTATCTTTAATATCTTTTAAACCATCTTGGTCGATAAATGCTCCAAATTTATTATACAAGCAATTTTGAGCGATTTTAAGTGAGTTAAAATCAGCAAAATCAATGCTCTCAAGATAATAATGCAGCGCCTTGCCAAAGTAGATAGAATCCAAATTTAAGCTCTCTTTTGGCTTATCACTAGTTAAAATCTCTTGTGGCGCAATCTTTTCAAATGGTTTAAGATCGGTTATTTGCGGCTTGGACTCTTGCTTTTTGTCGCTATTTGGTTTGATAATCCCTGATTTGTATTCATCTAAATTTAGATATTCTACTGCTTTGCCATTTGATTCATACTCAGTAAAATATGAGATATTGTTGCCATTTGGATTATCTTTGGCTAAGATTATTAAGCTATGTTTAGCCCTGGTTAATGCTACATAAATTTTATTTATAACCTCTTTTCTATCAAGCTCTTTTTGTCTATTTTGAAGCTGGATATAATTCTCATCGCCCAAATACTCAAACACCTTATTAGCTAACCTTATATCCCAGCTATCTGTGCCTAGATTATACTCCATTAAAAATTTATCTTTTTGGCTATTTTCTTTACCTATATAATCAAGCACGATAACATGCTCAAATTGCAGCCCTTTGCTCTTGTGGACGGTCATTATCGTTATGCCTTTTTGGCTATTTTTAGCACTGGTTGTCTGGTCATTATCGATATTAAAAGCAAAATCATATATATCGCTATATTTGCTACTAATCTCATATAGTTTCAATAGATCAACATCGCAAGGCTCAAGCTCAAGGTATTTAGCGATGAATTTCAGAGTTTGAGCTACGCTAGCATCGCTTTTTAACTCTAATTTGGCTTTTTTGGTTTTGGTTATCTCATATTGAGTGTTTAGATATATCTCATCACCAAAAATAGAGTATTTCAAAAATGCCACCACCGCCGCTACATTGGCACTTTTGATAAGATTATTTGTAGTTTGGGTAGATACTTCTAAGCCTTTAGCTTCTAAATAGTCTTTGATATTATAAATATCACTATTTTTCCAACAAAGTATCGCCATATCTTCATACTTTACACCAAATTTGCTTAGATAATTTATGCTATCATAAATCGCTTCTAAATATTTTTCTTTTTCTCTATCAAATTTAACAACCCCTACATAGCCATCATCTTTGCTATTTGGAATTTGGTCTATGTAGTGTGGATATTTGTTTTTAAATATGGTATTTACATATTCTACTATCTCTTTATTACTGCGATAATTTTTATCTAGGCTTTGAGTTTTTATCTGCGGGAATTTAATTGTAAGCTTATTAAATAATCCACTTTGACCACCACGAAATCTATAAATACTCTGCTTTATATCACCAACATAAAAAAAGCTCCCAACGCCACTTTGACCTATGCCAGAGAGACTTTCAGCTATGAGTGGTTCTAATATCTCATATTGCTTGATATCAGTATCTTGAAACTCATCGATCAAAATATGCCTAATCTTAGCATCAAGGCGAAAATATAGCATATCGATATTTTGCTTGTTTTTGTTAGTTAGAAGCTCATTGACCCAATTTGTGATATCGGCAAAACTTAGGCTATTTTCACGGCGATTTACATTGGCAATTGCCTTTTTATAGAGATCCACAAAATATGAAATTTGAGATATTTCATATTTCTCAAGAGCTAGATAATACTCTTTTAGAGCACTTATAAACTCATCTCTAGCGGCGTTAAATTCGGCGTTGTCTCTTACTTTATTAAAATATTTTTTATCTATATCTTTTACGACGGCTTTTTCAACTATCTCGTTTAAGCTTAAATTTTTATTAAAATTAGCCACATAATACTTATCGCTACTCAATTTCAATGCCACATCACATAACTCATTATATCTATCCATTGCGTTTTCGGAGCTTGGCCATGGGGCGTCGAATTTATCAAATTTAGTTTGTGAGAGTAGAGCAAGCTTTTCAAAAAGGGCATTTTCTTTGCTATTTGTATAATATAGATATTTTGCTACTTTACTCATCATTGAATTTGAGTTTAAGAGCCTTTTAAACTCACTTTTAACCTCAATGCTATTATCATTAAGAGAGTTAAAATCTGGCATAAGACCTAAATTTAAGCTAAACTGCCTAAGAATCGTAGCAAAAAAGGAGTCAAATGTAGATATCTTTAACTCACTTGATAAAAAATCAGCCATAAATTTATCTCTAAGCGCCAAAACTTCTTCTTTTGATTTGCCCAAAAGCTCGCAAATCGCATTTCGCTCGCCATCACACTTGCTTAAATGTAGATTACAAAATGTATCTGTGATCCTGTGCTTCATCTCGTTTGCGGCTTTGTTTGTGAATGTTAGGGCTAGAATTTTTCTTGGGTGATTGCCTTTTAATAATAGAGCGATATAGCGAACTGATAGAGCAAATGTCTTGCCACTTCCCGCACTCGCTTCTAAGCATAAATAATTTTCAAATTTCATCTTAATCCCCTTAAACATAGAGATTTATACGGGCATATATCGCAATGTTTTGTATCTTGATAAAATTCAATTTGGGTATTATTTTCCTTTTTTAACTCATCTAAAACTTCGATTAATTTATCAATGTCGGCTTTGCTATTGGTAAATTTATTATCATCAAATGAGTAGAAATGACCACTAGCTGTTTTATTAAATTTCGCTTGATATAAAAGCTCATAAAATGCTAGCTGCAAGGACTTTTCATCTGCTTTTCCACTCTTATAATCAATAAGCCAAATATCATCATCATTGATATCTACTCTATCAATCTTGCCTTTGATAGGAATACCATCAAACTCAGTTTCAATTTCCATCTCGCGTTCATCAACTCTAAATCCATTTTCAAAATGGCTATTTTGACTAGATGCGAAATCATCAAGTTTTAGCTTGAAAATCTCGCTTTTTAGCGTGGTGTCTTTTTGATATTTGCTATATATCTGTAAAAACTCGCTTTTATCAAATTTGGCGTTTGATTGCTTGAAATACTCTTCTAAGGCTTCATGTATCAAATTACCAAAATCCAGCGCATCCCTATCATCAAATCTAGACTCTTCAATATTTTTGATATATTTATAATAATACCGCCTTGGGCATTTAAGATAGGTATCTAAGCGAGTAAATGAGAGAGGCCAAGCAAAAAAATCGTGAGTTTCTACAATCTCCCTAGGCGTCAAATCAATGGCGATTCCGCCTTGACGCAAGGCGTTTTCATATGAAATTTGCGAAATTTCAATCTTCTTAACGCCCTCAAAATCCTTAATAAATCTAGATACGATATTCTCATCATTTTCAACATAGCTGATAGATACCCTTTTGGCTCTATTTATCAAGCTTTCGTAGTAAAATCTCTGTAAATTCTCCCTATCGCTATGACTGATTAGACCAGCATTTTTTCTCACTACTGAGCTTAGAAACATCTCTTTTTGGCTTCTTTTAGGCACTAAAGAGTCATTGAAATCAACTATAATCACACCATCATAACTCTTAAATCTACTCTCTAAAATCCCAATCACGCTTACTAGACCCCCGCCGGCCATGCTTTGAGTTTTGCTAGAGAAATTTATCAAAAATAGCTCTAAAATATCGCTAAATTTAAGCTCTATTTGGCGTAAAAGAGTTTTGATATAAAATAGCTCATTTTCTATAATCTCATCTATCTCATCAACCCTTTTGATATCATTTAATAGCGATTTTATAGCATTCTCAAAGCGATTAAACTCCACATTAGAATAGAATATACCTTGGATATCTTGATATATTTGCGTTGGGATTTTAAAGCTATTTAGCGTTGCTATTAACTGATTTAGTTCTTTGGAATCTTTTATATAATTCTCATTAAATTCATATTCTAACTCTTGAGATATAGCCTCTTTAATCGTGTGTAAAAGCGTGTAAATTGGGCTATTTTTCAAGCTTTTTCCCATAGCGTAATTTAGCATATTATTCTCATCTAAATTTTGTAACACATCTGCAAAGCTCTCATCAGGTAGTATCACGGCGATATTTTGCGGTTTTATCCCATCTCTTATCATATTTGATATCTCATCAAAGACAAAGGCCGCTTGTAAGCTACGAAGAGAAAATCCCATAATATTTATATTTGGGTTTTGGTTTAGCTTGGTCTCGCTTTCTATAGATTTATCGCTTAAATTTAGCTTATAGTTATGGCTGGCTTTGAAATTTAAATTTGTAAAATTTTTTATCTTTTCTATCGTTTTTTGGTTAAATTTACTACAATCAAAATTTAAAATTAGTGGAATTTTTTCGCTTATTTTAATCAAAATCTCCCACTCCAAAAGCGTCAAAATGCCATCAATCCGTAGCTCAATCCTATCAAAATTGCTAATGAAATTTGAATTTATCTCATAGTAATCGCTTATCGTAATATCATCATATAGGCCACGCTCATCCAAACTCTGCTTATAAATCCGCCCTAGATTATCCAAAATAGCTAGATGCTCATCATAATTAGCATATGTATCAGCGATACTTAAATCTGCGACTCTCTTTTTCTCTTTGCTTAGCTCTTTAAAGAATGAAAATATATAGTTGGAGTTTTTCAAAAAGACCAAAAATTCATCTTTTATATTTAATATAGAAGAGATATTCTCCACCCTATTAATAGCATTTCGCATATATAGCAAGGACTCCATATCAGTAGCACGGCGTCTATCTGGGACATATATAACCTCACCAAAAAACTCTGATATATTCATTATCTTTGGCAAGAGCGAATTTGAGCTTAGATTATTAGAGTAGAAATCCCGCACATTTCTAGAAGTACTAAAGACAAAAAGCGATCTATTTTGCATATAACTCTACTTGATAAAATCCGGTTTTATTCTCATCAATGATAATCTTGGCTTTTATCTGCCATCTGCCAGCTTTGGTTAGATTAAGGTCATTTATAGTCATCTTGCCACTTTGATTTTGTGATATTAGCTCTTTGTCAAACTCACTGCTATCTGGGCGAGTTAGCAATATCTTAGTAGAATAGTTAGTGGCATTTGTATCGAATTTGAGATTGAAATTTTGATTTAATGGCACTATTGTAGCTCTCTTGCCCCTACGAAGTCTTTGGGTTTGATTAGGCAAGATTAGCGAATTTAGCTCAATTTGCGGAGTTGTATTAAAACTAAATTCACGACTAAAATTTGATTGAGCCGCTTGGATTTCATTAAATTTGCTATCAACTTTTTGATACTTATCAAAGTAATAATCATCCATATAGACAGGATAATCCAAAGAGTAATATATAGTATAAGCACAAGCACAGACTATAGCAAATATGGAGAGCAAAATTCCATACGGCCAAAGCGTTTTACGATTTTGCATTATTAGCCTTTTTAAATTTACGCATAAATAAAACAATCAACACAAGTATAATTGTCCCATATATTAGATATCTAAAGATATTTATAGTATCTCTATTTTGTGAGCCTATTGAAGTTTCTAGGGTTATATTTTTGCTATTTGCGACTCTATCAGCGATATCGGCATATCCATTTAGCATAGAGGAATTATAGATATCTTTGCCTTTATTTTGCGTTAGAAGTGGGATTATAGAGCCAATTTGCGGAAATGGGCTAAGCACTGCTTCTTTGTCAAAAAGCTCTAAAGCGTCATTTGACGCAAATATATCTAGCTTACCAGCCTTACTAGAAAAATCCTTAGGCAATATAGCTAAAACTATATATGGTGGCTTTAAATTTGATATATGTGAGCTAGCAGCATTTTCCAAAGTAGAGCCATTGAGATCAGATATAGTAAGAAGATCTAGACTAACGCCCGTTTTACTCTTTAACTCTTCACCAATTAAATTTAGTTTTATCTCTACAGCCTCGCTAATGATATTAGCATTGTCAATTACTACGCCATATGCTCCCAAACTCAAAAGAGCAGCTATAAAGCCGCTCTTAAAAATCTTAAATAATATCATCCGATATAAAGACTATTTGGTGTAAGCACTGACCAAGCAGTAATAGCCGCTGCTATAATAAGTCCGATAACAATTAATGATTCTAATAATTTAGACATATTTTACTCCTTAATTACCATAACTTCAGCAGCTTTTTGGACGCTACTTTTCATCTCTACAGATGAAGGATCTACTAATTTATATGGTTTTTGCATTACATTTTGTTGTGCCGATATACCAAGATATGTAAGCACAACCAATATAGATAGCAAAAGAGCAGTAGCGATCAGCATCCCAGTCACGCCATTTAATGCAAAAACAGATCTATTTGTATTATCCATATTATTCTCCTTTTGAAAGTGAGATTATATATTCACCAACGGCTTTTTCTTGAGTTGGATTAATCAAGCCTGTGTCTCTGAATTTAGGCATATGACCGATATTGCCTGTTTTTCCACGAACTAATACATCTACTACAAAATCACTTGATCCATATTTGCTAAGATCTGGCGCCATACCATCCATACCTTTGCCATCTTCACCATGGCAAGCCGCACAAGTAGCCCACGCTGCACGACCAGCTTCTACTAGATCTTCATTTATAGTAGATTTGATAGCTGATATCTCTTTAGCTGTAAATGCTGCTATAGCCTTAGCCGTAGCCTCATCAATGCCATTATCAATAGCATTTGGCATATCGCCTAATGGATATCCTAGGCCTTTTGAGCCTTTGATAATAGCATCATAAATACCCTTTTCGCTACCCCACTCTACTAAATTTGCCGCCTTACCATTAATGCCATCACCTGTGATTCCATGGCAAGCTGCACATTGAACCAAAAATACTTGCTCGCCAATTGCTTTTAACTCATCTTGAGTGGCATTTTGGAATTTAGCTTGGAAGCTTGCGTTATATTTTTTGACCTCTTCATTATATTCGCCGATTTGAGAGTATGAATTCAAAGGATACCCAACCAAAAAGTACCATATAGCCCAAACTATAGCTAAAACAAACACCACAGCCCAGCCGATCGGCACAGGATTTTTATACTCTCCGATTCCATCCCAGCTATGCTCACTTAACTCTCCGCCCTCTTTTTTCACTTTCATTAGTTTAAATAGCCTACCTACGACAATCAATGTCAATAAAACGATAGCTATAGCACCAAGAATAGAAAGCGAATTTACATTGTCTTCTAGATTAAACCATTTCATTTTTTAACGCTCCTATTGTCATCTTTGTCTGAAGTGAAACTCTCAAGAACATTATCTTTTAAATCATCATTTAAGGCTAAATTTGAGTATTTTTCATAATCTCTTCTACCTATTTTTTCTGATCTTTTTAGATGAAACCAGTAGCTATATAGTATCACTACCATCGCTACTAGCATTATATAAAAGCCATAAGCTTGTAGTTCTCTCATAGTCTCTATACTCATAACAAACCCTATTTTAAGCTATTTAAATATGCAATCAATGCTACTATTTGGCGGATTTCACCTCTAGCAAATGCATCTTTTACATCTTGATCTTTCATTTGGCTTACGATAGCCTCCGCTTCTGCTTTTATCTCTGCTTGAGCTTCATCCCAACTGCCTAATTTTGGCATATTTTCTGTATCATAAGGGACATTAAATACCTTTTTAACTGTTAGGGCTTCAGCATAAGCTGTTTCTATATCAGCATTTTTATTAAACATATGTTTATATGCTGGCATAATAGATCCTGGCACTACGCTTACTGGATCTTTCATGTGATTTTCATGCCAATCAACGCTTCTATAGTTGCCGATTCTAGCTAGATCTGGGCCTGTTCTTTTAGATCCCCATAAAAATGGTCTATCATAAGCAAATTCACCACTTACAGAATACATGCCATATCTATCGGTTTCTGATTTAAATGGGCGAATTAATTGAGAGTGGCAAGCATTACAGCTATCAGCTATATAAACATTGCGACCAGCTAGTTGTAAAACTGTGTATGGTTTTTTATGCTCAACAGGTCTAGCACGATCAGCAAAATCAGGCAAAATCTCGACAATACCAGCATATGCTATAAAGATAAACACAAATACCGCAAAAAAGAATGGATTTTTCTCTAACCAACTAAACATACATCCCTCCTTACGCAGCCATTGGTGAAGCACTTACTGGCTCACGATCTATAGGCTTACTTGATGAGATAGATTTCATAATATTGTAAGCAAACATAAAGAAACCGATTAGATATAATAAACCACCGATAGCTCTAATCCAATAATATGGGATAAGAACAGTAACTGTATCTATAAATGAATAAGCAAGGTTACCATATTCATCTGTAGCTCTCCACATCATACCTTGTGTGATACCAGCGATCCACATAGATGCAAAGTATAGTACGATACCTGTAGTTTGGATCCAAAATTGCGCTTCCATTAAAGATTTACTATATAGCTCACGTTTAAAAATACGTGGAGTCATATGGTATAGTGCAGCCATAGTCATAAATCCAACCCAGCCTAAAGTACCATCATGAACGTGTCCAGGAATCCAATCTGTAAAGTGCGCTAGAGCATTTACTGATTTTATTGAAAGAATTGGTCCTTCTAAAGTAGAGAACATATAGAATGTAGAGGCTAAAACCATAAATTTGATTAGTGGATTTTCTCTTAGTTGTCCCCATTCACCCTTCATTGTTAAAAGTATATTTATAGCTGAACCCCAACTAGGCAAAATAAGAACTATAGAGAATATAGATCCCATAGTCTGCATCCAATCTGGCACCGTAGAGTAGATAAGGTGGTGACCACCAGCCCAAAGATAGACAAACATTAAGCCCCAAAATGAGAATAGTGAGAGTTTGTAGCTAAAAATTGGTTGGCCACTCTCTTTTGGCAAGAAGTAGTAAATTTGAGCAATTATCGCCACGGTAAATACAAACGCAACCGCATTGTGTCCAAACCACCATTGAACTAGCGCATCATTTGTACCTGCATACATAGATACAGAGTGGATCCAACTACCCATACCTGTAACTAGACGAGTAGGAACTTCCATATTGTTAAATAGATATAGCATAGCTACGCCAAGGAATGTAGCAATGTAATACCATAAAGAGATATATAGAGTTTTTTCACGGCGAATTCCAATAAGCCCAAATATAGAAATCCCCCATAAAACCCACACAACAACGACTATTATATCAATTGGCCACTCAAGCTCTGCATACTCTTTAGATGTAGAAACACCAGCAAAAAGAGTAATAACCGCCAAAGCTATAACTAGCACATATAGCCAGAAATGTAGCTTGCCTATGAACATTAGGAATTTAGATTCGTTCATAGAAACCTTAAGCACTCTTTGTCCTATGTAATACCAGGTAGCAAATATACCTGATAACATAAATCCGTAGATCACGCCATTTGTATGAAGCGGTCTAAGACGGCTAAATGTTCCATATTCACCAGCTATATAGTTAAGGTCAGGGTAAGCTAACTGAAAAGCTATCAAAGTACCGATACCCATACCAACTATACCAAAGATAATAGTGGTAAACATGAAGTACTTAGCGACTGTATAGTCGTAGTTCAATGCATTACTTGGCTGCATTAAAAAGTTCCTCCTGTAAAGTTATTATTGAAAAGCACTTCTAATTATATGGTAAATAAAATATAAATTAACTTAAAAGATCAAAAATATACAAAAATAAATTTAAAATGTTTAGAATTTAAACAATAAATTTTAAATTTATCTCATTTGAAATATATTTTTTAGTATAAATTTGATTTATATTTCATCATCTTTTGAGCTAATTTTATATCCAAGGCCAGATATATTTTTAATCAAATTTACCCCAACTTTATCACGAATTCTCTTAACAAAAGTCCTAATAGCCGCATCGCTAACCCTCTCATCTGTCCAGACATTTTGCTTAATCTCTTCGTGCAAAACCAAAGTATCCATCCTTTGGGCTAAAATTGTCAAAAATGCCAACTCTTTTTTGGTTAATCCTATTTGAGTTCCATCATCTTTTATAAGCACTCTTTTGGTTTTGTCAAATTTAATTCCACGGCCAATATCGATTTGCGAAGTAAGATCTATTCTATCTTTGGCGACCTTAGATATCTCTTCACACAACTCATCATCGCTAAGTGGCTTTATAAGATATTTATCTACTCTAGCATCAATTGCACCAAGCAATCTATCTCTATCGCTAAAAGCGCTAAATACAATCACAGGCGTGGATTGCGATATCTGTCTGATCTCTTTAGTCATCTCTAGACCATCCATTATAGGCATTACTATATCTGTAAGCACTAAATCTGGGTTGTATTTTTTAAATTTTTTTAGCCCTTCATCGCCATTTTTAGCCAAGATAACACTTTTAAAAAGCCCTTCTAAGGCTCTAGCTATTGAGCTTTTTATCTTATTGTCATCTTCTACTATTAAAATGGTTAAATTTTTTAAATTTTCATCCATTACTCTCTCCGCCTAATATATTTAATCTACAAAACTAATTTTACTAATTATTGGTTCGTTAATTATAGCATATTTAATTTGCTAATTAATATCATTTTAGATATTGAGTTTATATTTAAGTGGATTTTTGCTATATTATAATCAAAAAAAAGGCTATTTTATAATTTTAAAAAAAGAGAAAATATAGTGAATTTAAACTAAAAAATAGATATTGAATATCAAAATTTTATAATTTTTATTTAAGTAACATAAATCCTAAATATAAAAAATAAATTCCATACCCAAGCATAATTATAAAAGAGATTAAATTTAAATAATTTTTAAATTTAGCACTCAAAGCAGACAAAATACCACCGACTCCCATCATCACAGGAATTGTGCTAAGACCAAAAATAGCCATAATCATCGCACCATTTATCAAAGAGCCACTCCCAAGCGAAACAGCCAAAAAATAATATACAACTCCGCAAGGCAAAAGCCCATTTAAAAATCCTAAAATCAAAAACGATATAAGGCTATTTTTTTGTCTGAATTTGGCAAATAAAGGGATAATTAAATAGCTTAATTTCTGATTTTCGATATAAGATAGCAGCTTACCTCTTTTAAAAAGCCCAAAAGCCAAAATAATCAAAATCACCCCAGCAAAAAAGATAACCAACCCCCTATTAGCACCGCTCAAAAGAGCAGCCGAGCCAAAAAGCCCAAATAAAATACCTAAAATCATATATGCCAAAACTCTGCTAAGATGATAACTAAGTAGTAAGATGAATTGAGTTGATTTTGATTTTTGATTAAGTTTGATATTATAAGCTACCACAAATCCACCACACATACCGATACAATGCGACAAGCTAAAGCTAATCGCAAGTGCAATAGTAGTAAGGATCGTGGCTAAATCCATTATAAAATTTCTATAAATTTCTTAAAGATATATTTACTCTCATTTGGTCCGCTACTCGCTTCTGGATGGTGCTGGACTGAAAATACTCTTCCACCATT is part of the Campylobacter lanienae NCTC 13004 genome and harbors:
- a CDS encoding response regulator transcription factor, producing MDENLKNLTILIVEDDNKIKSSIARALEGLFKSVILAKNGDEGLKKFKKYNPDLVLTDIVMPIMDGLEMTKEIRQISQSTPVIVFSAFSDRDRLLGAIDARVDKYLIKPLSDDELCEEISKVAKDRIDLTSQIDIGRGIKFDKTKRVLIKDDGTQIGLTKKELAFLTILAQRMDTLVLHEEIKQNVWTDERVSDAAIRTFVKRIRDKVGVNLIKNISGLGYKISSKDDEI
- a CDS encoding sulfite exporter TauE/SafE family protein encodes the protein MDLATILTTIALAISFSLSHCIGMCGGFVVAYNIKLNQKSKSTQFILLLSYHLSRVLAYMILGILFGLFGSAALLSGANRGLVIFFAGVILIILAFGLFKRGKLLSYIENQKLSYLIIPLFAKFRQKNSLISFLILGFLNGLLPCGVVYYFLAVSLGSGSLINGAMIMAIFGLSTIPVMMGVGGILSALSAKFKNYLNLISFIIMLGYGIYFLYLGFMLLK
- the ccoN gene encoding cytochrome-c oxidase, cbb3-type subunit I, whose amino-acid sequence is MQPSNALNYDYTVAKYFMFTTIIFGIVGMGIGTLIAFQLAYPDLNYIAGEYGTFSRLRPLHTNGVIYGFMLSGIFATWYYIGQRVLKVSMNESKFLMFIGKLHFWLYVLVIALAVITLFAGVSTSKEYAELEWPIDIIVVVVWVLWGISIFGLIGIRREKTLYISLWYYIATFLGVAMLYLFNNMEVPTRLVTGMGSWIHSVSMYAGTNDALVQWWFGHNAVAFVFTVAIIAQIYYFLPKESGQPIFSYKLSLFSFWGLMFVYLWAGGHHLIYSTVPDWMQTMGSIFSIVLILPSWGSAINILLTMKGEWGQLRENPLIKFMVLASTFYMFSTLEGPILSIKSVNALAHFTDWIPGHVHDGTLGWVGFMTMAALYHMTPRIFKRELYSKSLMEAQFWIQTTGIVLYFASMWIAGITQGMMWRATDEYGNLAYSFIDTVTVLIPYYWIRAIGGLLYLIGFFMFAYNIMKSISSSKPIDREPVSASPMAA